In a single window of the Jaculus jaculus isolate mJacJac1 chromosome 9, mJacJac1.mat.Y.cur, whole genome shotgun sequence genome:
- the Plekhh3 gene encoding pleckstrin homology domain-containing family H member 3 isoform X1 yields MPLPGGLWWLLCCRRGFTLLHRDYGDGELSGDGDEDEDEETFELRTPSPAGGGRGPLDVTLTQPARSGQVTDRLQSWEETWSLIPEKGLPEDDPDVIVKGWLYREPRGGGARPWLPPRRAWFVLTRDSLDQFSSSGKGARRLGSLVLTSLCSVTGPERRPKETGLWSVTVSGRKHSMRLCSPRQAEAERWGAALREVIASKAPLETPTQLLLRDIQESCGDPEAVALIYRRNPILRHTSGALYAPLLPLPYGVSAPGPGYAPLREEAVRLFLALQALEGAQRPGPLMQGVLQTCGDLPALRDELFLQLAKQTSGPSGPPGLPAAEDPAALRYWQLLTCMSCTFRPGGAVRGHLLGHLERTEQALPDSELAEYARFIRKALGRTRGRELVPSLAEISALSRRQELLCTVHCPGAGACPVAIDSHTTAGEVARELVGRLGLARSRNAFALYEQRGTQERALAGGTLVADVLTRFENLASEEAGPEDSSDSGWRLCLRLHGPLHPEGLSPDSHELPFLFEQAHALLLRGRPPPPDDTLRALAALRLQSLHRDFSPRAPLPRLDRLLPPPPREPPAHPAPRPPASTALLAGALWSPGLAKRRAERASRRGGLAGSAPHEEAGGGTAAAAVLGGWKRLRGMGRAEAMATYLALAAQCPGFGAARYDVLELSTEPGGGAPQKLCLGLGAKAMSLSRPGETEPIHSVSYGHVAACQLIGPHTLALRVGESQLLLQSPQVEEIMQLVNAYLANPSPERPCSSSVPPCQDLPGTSPPGQHQDLDEPQGQCGCLGQLQD; encoded by the exons ATGCCTCTCCCCGGGGGGCTGTGGTGGCTTCTCTGCTGCCGTCGAGGCTTCACTCTTCTGCACCGGGACTACGGGGACGGCGAGCTTAGCGGGGACGGGGACGAAGACGAGGACGAGGAGACCTTTGAGCTACGGACCCCGAGTCCAGCGGGCGGCGGGAGG GGTCCCCTGGACGTGACACTGACTCAGCCAGCGAGGAGCGGGCAGGTCACAGACAG gctgcagAGCTGGGAAGAGACCTGGAGCCTCATCCCAGAAAAAGGGTTGCCTGAGGACGACCCCGACGTCATTGTGAAAG GTTGGCTGTACCGCGAGCCTCGCGGAGGAGGGGCGCGACCATGGCTGCCCCCTCGACGTGCCTGGTTCGTGCTCACGAGAGACTCTCTGGATCAGTTCAGCAGCAGCGGGAAGGGGGCCAGGCGCCTCGGGAGCCTGGTGCTCACGAGCCTGTGCTCGGTAACTGGCCCGGAGCGCAGGCCCAAGGAGACCG GTCTGTGGTCGGTGACTGTGTCTGGCCGGAAACACAGCATGCGGCTCTGCTCTCCTCGCCAGGCAGAGGCCGAGCGCTGGGGGGCGGCACTGCGTGAAGTGATCGCCTCCAAGGCTCCACTGGAGACCCCCACTCAACTACTGCTCAGGGACATACAG GAGAGCTGTGGGGACCCAGAGGCGGTGGCCCTCATCTACAGGCGGAACCCGATCCTGAGGCACACCAGTGGTGCCTTGTACGCCCCACTCCTGCCCCTGCCCTATGGAGTCAGTGCTCCAG GCCCAGGCTATGCACCCTTACGAGAGGAGGCGGTTAGGCTGTTCCTGGCACTGCAGGCACTGGAGGGGGCGCAGCGGCCTGGGCCCCTGATGCAGGGTGTGCTCCAAACCTGCGGAGACCTGCCTGCACTCCGGGATGAGCTCTTCCTGCAACTAGCTAAGCAGACCTCTGGCCCTTCGGGTCCCCCTGGGCTCCCTGCTGCTGAAGACCCTGCGGCCCTGCGGTACTGGCAGCTCCTCACTTGCATGAGCTGCACCTTCAGGCCCGGTGGAGCTGTTCGAGGACACCTGCTGGGACATTTGGAGAG GACGGAGCAGGCACTCCCGGACTCCGAACTGGCAGAGTACGCGCGCTTCATCCGGAAAGCGCTGGGCCGGACGCGCGGACGAGAGCTGGTGCCATCGTTGGCAGAGATTTCCGCGCTGAGCCGCAGGCAGGAGCTGCTGTGCACTGTGCATTGCCCCGGAGCTGGCGCCTGTCCGGTGGCCATCGACTCACACACCACAGCTGGAGAG GTGGCTCGGGAGCTGGTGGGACGTCTGGGTTTGGCCCGGAGCCGGAATGCATTCGCACTGTACGAGCAGAGAGGGACCCAGGAGCGGGCCTTGGCTGGGGGGACCCTCGTAGCCGACGTGCTCACCAGGTTTGAGAA TCTGGCCTCCGAAGAAGCCGGGCCGGAGGACTCATCGGACTCCGGATGGAGACTGTGTCTTCGTCTTCACGGACCTCTGCACCCTGAGGGGCTGTCCCCAGATAGTCACGAATTGCCTTTCCTCTTTGAGCAG GCCCACGCTCTGCTCCTGCGAGGCCGGCCGCCCCCGCCCGACGACACGCTGCGCGCCCTGGCGGCGCTGCGCCTGCAGAGTCTGCACCGGGACTTCTCCCCGCGCGCGCCCCTGCCCCGCCTGGACCGCCTGCTGCCGCCGCCCCCGCGGGAACCCCCGGCTCACCCTGCGCCCAGGCCGCCCGCCTCCACCGCCCTGCTGGCTGGGGCGCTCTGGAGTCCCGGCTTGGCCAAGAGGCGGGCGGAGCGTGCGTCCCGGCGTGGAGGCTTGGCGGGAAGCGCACCCCACGAAGAAGCGGGAGGTGGCACGGCGGCGGCTGCGGTGCTGGGCGGCTGGAAGCGGCTGCGGGGCATGGGCAGAGCTGAGGCCATGGCTACCTACCTGGCTCTGGCGGCGCAGTGTCCCGGGTTCGGAGCTGCTCGGTATGACGTTCTGGAGCTGAGCACG GAGCCTGGTGGAGGTGCTCCACAGAAGCTATGCCTGGGCCTGGGAGCCAAGGCCATGTCCCTCTCCAGGCCTGGTGAGACAGAGCCCATCCACAGTGTCAGCTATGGCCATGTGGCCGCCTGCCAGTTAATAGGACCCCATACCCTGGCACTGAGGGTGGGCGAAAGCCAGCTCCTCCTGCAGAGTCCCCAG GTGGAAGAGATCATGCAGCTGGTGAATGCCTACTTGGCCAACCCCTCCCCAGAGAGGCCCTGCAGCAGCTCTGTTCCTCCATGCCAAGACCTGCCAGGCACCTCCCCTCCCGGCCAGCACCAAGACCTGGACGAGCCCCAGGGACAGTGCGGCTGCTTGGGGCAGCTGCAGGACTGA
- the Plekhh3 gene encoding pleckstrin homology domain-containing family H member 3 isoform X2 translates to MPLPGGLWWLLCCRRGFTLLHRDYGDGELSGDGDEDEDEETFELRTPSPAGGGRGPLDVTLTQPARSGQVTDRLQSWEETWSLIPEKGLPEDDPDVIVKGWLYREPRGGGARPWLPPRRAWFVLTRDSLDQFSSSGKGARRLGSLVLTSLCSVTGPERRPKETGLWSVTVSGRKHSMRLCSPRQAEAERWGAALREVIASKAPLETPTQLLLRDIQESCGDPEAVALIYRRNPILRHTSGALYAPLLPLPYGVSAPGPGYAPLREEAVRLFLALQALEGAQRPGPLMQGVLQTCGDLPALRDELFLQLAKQTSGPSGPPGLPAAEDPAALRYWQLLTCMSCTFRPGGAVRGHLLGHLERTEQALPDSELAEYARFIRKALGRTRGRELVPSLAEISALSRRQELLCTVHCPGAGACPVAIDSHTTAGEVARELVGRLGLARSRNAFALYEQRGTQERALAGGTLVADVLTSLASEEAGPEDSSDSGWRLCLRLHGPLHPEGLSPDSHELPFLFEQAHALLLRGRPPPPDDTLRALAALRLQSLHRDFSPRAPLPRLDRLLPPPPREPPAHPAPRPPASTALLAGALWSPGLAKRRAERASRRGGLAGSAPHEEAGGGTAAAAVLGGWKRLRGMGRAEAMATYLALAAQCPGFGAARYDVLELSTEPGGGAPQKLCLGLGAKAMSLSRPGETEPIHSVSYGHVAACQLIGPHTLALRVGESQLLLQSPQVEEIMQLVNAYLANPSPERPCSSSVPPCQDLPGTSPPGQHQDLDEPQGQCGCLGQLQD, encoded by the exons ATGCCTCTCCCCGGGGGGCTGTGGTGGCTTCTCTGCTGCCGTCGAGGCTTCACTCTTCTGCACCGGGACTACGGGGACGGCGAGCTTAGCGGGGACGGGGACGAAGACGAGGACGAGGAGACCTTTGAGCTACGGACCCCGAGTCCAGCGGGCGGCGGGAGG GGTCCCCTGGACGTGACACTGACTCAGCCAGCGAGGAGCGGGCAGGTCACAGACAG gctgcagAGCTGGGAAGAGACCTGGAGCCTCATCCCAGAAAAAGGGTTGCCTGAGGACGACCCCGACGTCATTGTGAAAG GTTGGCTGTACCGCGAGCCTCGCGGAGGAGGGGCGCGACCATGGCTGCCCCCTCGACGTGCCTGGTTCGTGCTCACGAGAGACTCTCTGGATCAGTTCAGCAGCAGCGGGAAGGGGGCCAGGCGCCTCGGGAGCCTGGTGCTCACGAGCCTGTGCTCGGTAACTGGCCCGGAGCGCAGGCCCAAGGAGACCG GTCTGTGGTCGGTGACTGTGTCTGGCCGGAAACACAGCATGCGGCTCTGCTCTCCTCGCCAGGCAGAGGCCGAGCGCTGGGGGGCGGCACTGCGTGAAGTGATCGCCTCCAAGGCTCCACTGGAGACCCCCACTCAACTACTGCTCAGGGACATACAG GAGAGCTGTGGGGACCCAGAGGCGGTGGCCCTCATCTACAGGCGGAACCCGATCCTGAGGCACACCAGTGGTGCCTTGTACGCCCCACTCCTGCCCCTGCCCTATGGAGTCAGTGCTCCAG GCCCAGGCTATGCACCCTTACGAGAGGAGGCGGTTAGGCTGTTCCTGGCACTGCAGGCACTGGAGGGGGCGCAGCGGCCTGGGCCCCTGATGCAGGGTGTGCTCCAAACCTGCGGAGACCTGCCTGCACTCCGGGATGAGCTCTTCCTGCAACTAGCTAAGCAGACCTCTGGCCCTTCGGGTCCCCCTGGGCTCCCTGCTGCTGAAGACCCTGCGGCCCTGCGGTACTGGCAGCTCCTCACTTGCATGAGCTGCACCTTCAGGCCCGGTGGAGCTGTTCGAGGACACCTGCTGGGACATTTGGAGAG GACGGAGCAGGCACTCCCGGACTCCGAACTGGCAGAGTACGCGCGCTTCATCCGGAAAGCGCTGGGCCGGACGCGCGGACGAGAGCTGGTGCCATCGTTGGCAGAGATTTCCGCGCTGAGCCGCAGGCAGGAGCTGCTGTGCACTGTGCATTGCCCCGGAGCTGGCGCCTGTCCGGTGGCCATCGACTCACACACCACAGCTGGAGAG GTGGCTCGGGAGCTGGTGGGACGTCTGGGTTTGGCCCGGAGCCGGAATGCATTCGCACTGTACGAGCAGAGAGGGACCCAGGAGCGGGCCTTGGCTGGGGGGACCCTCGTAGCCGACGTGCTCACCAG TCTGGCCTCCGAAGAAGCCGGGCCGGAGGACTCATCGGACTCCGGATGGAGACTGTGTCTTCGTCTTCACGGACCTCTGCACCCTGAGGGGCTGTCCCCAGATAGTCACGAATTGCCTTTCCTCTTTGAGCAG GCCCACGCTCTGCTCCTGCGAGGCCGGCCGCCCCCGCCCGACGACACGCTGCGCGCCCTGGCGGCGCTGCGCCTGCAGAGTCTGCACCGGGACTTCTCCCCGCGCGCGCCCCTGCCCCGCCTGGACCGCCTGCTGCCGCCGCCCCCGCGGGAACCCCCGGCTCACCCTGCGCCCAGGCCGCCCGCCTCCACCGCCCTGCTGGCTGGGGCGCTCTGGAGTCCCGGCTTGGCCAAGAGGCGGGCGGAGCGTGCGTCCCGGCGTGGAGGCTTGGCGGGAAGCGCACCCCACGAAGAAGCGGGAGGTGGCACGGCGGCGGCTGCGGTGCTGGGCGGCTGGAAGCGGCTGCGGGGCATGGGCAGAGCTGAGGCCATGGCTACCTACCTGGCTCTGGCGGCGCAGTGTCCCGGGTTCGGAGCTGCTCGGTATGACGTTCTGGAGCTGAGCACG GAGCCTGGTGGAGGTGCTCCACAGAAGCTATGCCTGGGCCTGGGAGCCAAGGCCATGTCCCTCTCCAGGCCTGGTGAGACAGAGCCCATCCACAGTGTCAGCTATGGCCATGTGGCCGCCTGCCAGTTAATAGGACCCCATACCCTGGCACTGAGGGTGGGCGAAAGCCAGCTCCTCCTGCAGAGTCCCCAG GTGGAAGAGATCATGCAGCTGGTGAATGCCTACTTGGCCAACCCCTCCCCAGAGAGGCCCTGCAGCAGCTCTGTTCCTCCATGCCAAGACCTGCCAGGCACCTCCCCTCCCGGCCAGCACCAAGACCTGGACGAGCCCCAGGGACAGTGCGGCTGCTTGGGGCAGCTGCAGGACTGA